One part of the Rhodococcus oxybenzonivorans genome encodes these proteins:
- the malQ gene encoding 4-alpha-glucanotransferase, whose translation MSYSQQLRNLAARHGVATSYEGWDEQRHGVGDETLRTVLAAMDVPADTDVEVEDALAECELAPWRRVLPPVVVGVQGTEARFVVHVPHGDPVTVTIVTESGDEVAARQLDVWVDPREVDGALIGRATFAVPADVPSGWHEIRASTWSDGTEPSDATSESCTLVVTPARLSTSDSLSDRQRWGVLAQLYSVRSRRSWGLGDFGDLGELATIFGSVHGADYVLVNPLHAAQPQPPVEASPYLPTTRRFVNPLYIRVENIREAAYLPRPHYARMREAAARFERANGKADRIDRDRSYRAKLRTLERVFRVERSASRQQAFDEFRRTEGDGLRDFATWCALAEKLSPRDPRWQTKAASPDTEWVRAQRDKLSDRIEFHSWLQWICDEQLAEAQHAARAAGMDIGVVHDLAVGVQHGGADAWSLRSALAEGITVGAPPDDFNQQGQSWDQPPWRPGRLAELGYAPYRDMLRTVLKHAGGLRVDHILGLFRLWWIPEGAASPAEGTYVTYDHEALIGILVLEAERAGAVVIGEDLGVFEPMVQKYLAERGVLGTSILWFERDDDGPIPPEKYRSLCLTSVTTHDLPPTAGYLAGEHIELRSRLGLLERDLESEKQHDTRQRESVLQMARDRGLSEDGASIEDTVKALYALIGRSPSMLLGVALVDLVGEHRIQNQPGTGDAQYPNWKIPLADGSGKAVPLEDLARADYSYVECEAVTAQGHS comes from the coding sequence GTGAGCTACAGCCAGCAGTTGCGGAATCTAGCGGCCCGGCACGGCGTGGCGACGTCGTACGAGGGATGGGACGAGCAACGTCACGGGGTCGGGGACGAGACACTGCGCACCGTCCTCGCGGCGATGGATGTCCCGGCCGACACCGACGTCGAGGTCGAGGATGCGCTCGCAGAGTGCGAACTGGCGCCTTGGCGGCGTGTACTGCCACCGGTCGTCGTCGGAGTGCAGGGCACCGAGGCACGCTTCGTCGTCCACGTGCCGCACGGCGACCCCGTCACCGTCACGATCGTCACTGAATCCGGCGACGAGGTCGCGGCGCGGCAGCTCGACGTGTGGGTCGATCCGCGAGAGGTCGATGGCGCCCTGATCGGTCGCGCGACTTTCGCCGTCCCCGCCGACGTGCCCTCGGGGTGGCACGAGATCCGCGCGTCGACATGGAGCGACGGGACGGAGCCGTCCGACGCTACGTCCGAGTCGTGCACGCTCGTCGTCACGCCGGCCCGGCTGTCGACATCGGATTCTCTCAGCGACCGGCAACGGTGGGGAGTCCTTGCCCAGCTGTACTCGGTGCGTTCCCGGCGCTCGTGGGGTCTCGGCGACTTCGGGGACCTGGGGGAACTGGCCACAATCTTCGGTTCCGTGCACGGCGCCGACTACGTTCTGGTAAATCCGCTGCATGCGGCGCAACCGCAGCCCCCGGTCGAGGCGTCTCCCTACCTGCCGACCACGCGTAGGTTCGTCAATCCGCTGTACATCCGCGTCGAGAACATCCGGGAGGCCGCGTACCTGCCCCGTCCGCACTACGCCCGTATGCGTGAGGCGGCGGCCCGTTTCGAGCGGGCCAACGGCAAGGCCGATCGGATCGACAGGGACAGGTCCTACCGCGCCAAGCTTCGGACACTCGAGCGGGTGTTCCGAGTCGAGCGCAGCGCGAGTCGGCAGCAGGCGTTCGACGAATTCCGCCGCACCGAAGGAGACGGGCTCCGCGACTTCGCAACCTGGTGCGCCCTCGCCGAGAAATTGTCTCCGCGGGACCCGCGATGGCAGACGAAGGCTGCCTCGCCCGACACCGAATGGGTGCGAGCGCAACGCGACAAGCTCTCCGACCGGATCGAATTCCATTCTTGGTTGCAGTGGATCTGCGACGAACAACTCGCCGAGGCTCAGCACGCTGCCCGCGCGGCAGGCATGGACATCGGTGTCGTGCACGACCTGGCGGTCGGTGTCCAGCATGGCGGAGCGGACGCCTGGTCGCTCCGATCCGCTCTCGCGGAAGGTATTACGGTCGGCGCTCCACCTGACGACTTCAACCAGCAGGGCCAGTCCTGGGATCAGCCGCCCTGGCGGCCCGGTCGGCTCGCCGAATTGGGCTATGCCCCCTATCGCGACATGCTGCGCACCGTGCTCAAGCATGCAGGTGGGCTGCGCGTCGACCATATCCTCGGCCTGTTCCGACTGTGGTGGATACCGGAGGGTGCAGCGTCACCGGCGGAAGGGACCTACGTCACCTACGACCACGAAGCCCTCATCGGGATTCTGGTTCTCGAGGCGGAACGCGCGGGGGCCGTCGTCATCGGCGAAGACCTGGGTGTCTTCGAGCCGATGGTGCAAAAGTATCTCGCCGAACGCGGCGTGTTGGGGACCTCGATTCTGTGGTTCGAACGCGACGACGACGGCCCCATTCCGCCCGAGAAATACCGTTCCCTGTGTCTGACTTCCGTGACGACGCATGATCTTCCACCGACAGCCGGGTATCTCGCGGGCGAGCACATCGAATTGCGTTCGCGGCTGGGCCTTCTCGAGCGGGACCTCGAATCCGAGAAGCAGCACGACACGCGTCAGCGAGAATCCGTTCTGCAGATGGCCCGGGACCGCGGGCTGTCGGAGGACGGCGCGTCGATCGAGGACACCGTGAAGGCGTTGTACGCGTTGATCGGCCGGAGTCCCTCCATGTTGCTGGGAGTTGCACTCGTCGACCTCGTCGGCGAGCACCGCATCCAGAATCAACCAGGCACGGGCGATGCCCAGTACCCGAACTGGAAGATTCCCCTGGCAGACGGCTCAGGTAAGGCGGTTCCTCTCGAGGACCTGGCGCGGGCCGACTACAGCTACGTCGAATGCGAGGCGGTCACAGCGCAAGGGCACTCCTGA
- a CDS encoding M18 family aminopeptidase translates to MHSTTWADAQGLCTFVDASPSPFHVCATVSMLLSGNGFTELHETDSWPGEPGRYFLVRGGSLIAWSTERVGRTAPFRIVGGHTDSPNLRVKQHPDLWSAGWQMVGLEPYGGAWLNSWLDRDLGISGRLSVRVGNVVEQKLVRIDQPILRVPQLAIHLSEDRKGVHLDPQRHLNAVWGVGSERRSFIDFVADRAEVPADSVLGWELMTHDLAPSAVVGTDEDLVSAPRLDNQGTCYAGTQALLAAAEYPAGDHVPVLALFDHEEVGSMSDRGAFSDLLNTVLERIVLGRGGGREEFLQAMAGSVCASGDMAHATHPNYPDRHEPAHQIAVNAGPVLKVNQNLRYATDAAGAGAFALACDQAGVPLQRYVHRADLPCGSTIGPITASRTGLSTVDVGAAQLGMHSSRELMGARDVRAYSDALAAFLTPTT, encoded by the coding sequence ATGCATTCCACTACGTGGGCCGACGCCCAGGGCCTGTGCACCTTCGTCGATGCGTCACCGTCGCCTTTCCATGTGTGCGCGACGGTGTCGATGTTGCTGTCCGGCAACGGATTCACCGAGCTGCACGAGACGGACTCATGGCCCGGCGAACCTGGCCGCTACTTCCTGGTTCGCGGCGGATCGCTCATCGCCTGGAGCACCGAGAGGGTCGGGCGGACGGCGCCGTTCCGCATCGTCGGCGGGCACACCGACAGCCCGAACCTGCGCGTCAAGCAGCATCCCGATCTGTGGTCGGCCGGGTGGCAGATGGTGGGTCTCGAGCCGTACGGGGGTGCGTGGCTCAATTCGTGGCTCGACCGCGACCTGGGTATCTCGGGACGCCTGAGCGTGCGGGTCGGCAACGTGGTGGAACAGAAACTCGTCCGCATCGACCAACCGATCCTGCGGGTCCCGCAGCTCGCGATTCACCTGTCGGAGGATCGCAAGGGAGTGCATCTCGACCCGCAACGACACCTCAACGCGGTCTGGGGTGTCGGTTCGGAGCGTCGATCCTTCATCGACTTCGTCGCGGACCGGGCCGAGGTGCCTGCCGATTCGGTGCTCGGCTGGGAACTGATGACCCACGACCTCGCGCCCAGTGCGGTGGTCGGGACGGATGAGGATCTCGTCAGCGCGCCGCGGCTCGACAACCAGGGCACCTGCTACGCCGGAACCCAGGCGCTGCTCGCCGCCGCCGAGTACCCGGCAGGTGATCACGTGCCCGTGCTCGCGCTCTTCGATCACGAGGAGGTCGGGAGTATGTCGGATCGCGGCGCGTTCTCGGACCTCCTCAACACCGTTCTCGAGCGCATCGTGCTCGGCCGGGGTGGCGGGCGCGAAGAATTCCTGCAGGCCATGGCCGGCTCGGTGTGTGCGTCGGGCGATATGGCGCACGCCACCCACCCCAACTATCCGGACCGCCACGAACCCGCACACCAGATCGCCGTCAACGCCGGGCCGGTCCTCAAGGTCAATCAGAATCTGCGCTACGCCACCGACGCGGCGGGCGCAGGAGCGTTCGCGCTGGCGTGCGATCAGGCCGGCGTGCCGTTGCAGAGGTATGTGCACCGCGCCGATCTGCCGTGCGGGTCGACCATCGGCCCGATCACCGCCTCACGAACCGGTCTGAGCACCGTCGACGTCGGTGCCGCTCAGTTGGGAATGCACTCGTCCCGGGAGCTGATGGGTGCCCGCGACGTGCGGGCATACTCCGACGCCCTTGCGGCGTTCCTCACACCGACAACCTGA
- a CDS encoding alpha/beta hydrolase, whose amino-acid sequence MVESGALDRIDTEPRERPRLGGSIRLRDSRLERLWRLLRLDVTGIACATLFFCWSLTPSLLPRDWLFQGLIGGINAAIGYAFGTALGWAVRRYFLRRKAWWPLPESRSTTITVFVTVTSVVVSLVMLGYSAAWQREIAGLMGAEGTSTTGYIRTGGLSLLVGGAIVSGWRLLRELVRWIAGRLIRRWHLAIPTATTAGILIVTVLFLLLVDGVLVRGIYAVANLGFSLQNSSTRDGVVQPVDPEKSGSPASFAPWDTLGYEGRNFVSRGLDAAGLTAANGTPAVNPIRVYAGLETAEDAEARMDIVIDELERTGAFQREVLVIIPTTGTGWVNPTAAQAIELVHNGNTALVASQYSFLPSWVSFLADRDKAAEAGRQLIGRVHERWLQEPEATRPKLLVYGESLGTQAGEGAFDTLTDIRQTVDGVLWVGPPNANRLWGQLIERRDPGTSEVDPEYSAGLVVRFADDAADMVDNTGEWLSPRILYVQHASDPVVWWSPDLAFTRPDWLKEPPGDDRSPSMKWFPFVTFWQVSADLTNAAGVPDGHGHNYGTLVLDGWVTVAQPEGWTPLDTMRVRTALDMLAGSEGPEK is encoded by the coding sequence GTGGTCGAATCGGGGGCGCTGGACAGGATTGACACCGAGCCGCGGGAACGCCCGCGGCTCGGTGGATCGATCCGTCTTCGCGACTCCCGGCTCGAAAGATTGTGGCGTCTACTGCGTCTCGACGTCACCGGCATCGCCTGTGCGACGCTGTTCTTCTGCTGGTCGCTCACGCCGTCGTTGCTGCCTCGCGACTGGCTGTTCCAGGGTCTGATCGGGGGGATCAACGCCGCGATCGGCTACGCGTTCGGTACGGCGCTCGGTTGGGCCGTGCGCCGGTACTTTTTGCGACGCAAGGCGTGGTGGCCGCTGCCGGAGTCACGGTCCACCACGATCACGGTATTCGTCACGGTCACCTCCGTGGTGGTGAGCCTGGTGATGCTCGGGTACTCGGCGGCGTGGCAGCGGGAGATCGCCGGCCTCATGGGCGCCGAGGGCACCTCGACCACGGGATACATCCGTACCGGTGGGCTCAGCTTGCTGGTCGGTGGGGCCATCGTCTCGGGGTGGCGGCTGCTGCGCGAGTTGGTGCGATGGATAGCGGGCCGTTTGATCCGGCGCTGGCACCTCGCAATTCCCACCGCCACGACAGCGGGCATCCTCATCGTCACGGTGTTGTTCCTGCTCCTCGTCGACGGGGTTCTGGTACGCGGCATCTATGCCGTCGCCAATCTCGGGTTCAGCCTGCAGAATTCGTCCACCCGGGACGGTGTCGTCCAGCCGGTCGACCCCGAAAAGTCGGGCAGCCCGGCGTCGTTCGCGCCGTGGGACACGCTCGGGTACGAGGGCCGCAACTTCGTCTCCCGGGGGCTGGACGCAGCCGGACTCACTGCAGCGAACGGCACACCGGCCGTAAACCCGATCCGTGTCTATGCCGGCCTCGAGACGGCCGAGGACGCGGAGGCCCGCATGGACATCGTCATCGACGAACTCGAGCGGACCGGGGCATTCCAGCGCGAGGTGCTGGTGATCATTCCGACCACGGGAACGGGATGGGTGAATCCCACTGCAGCGCAGGCTATCGAGCTCGTTCACAACGGAAACACCGCGTTGGTGGCCAGTCAGTATTCCTTCCTGCCGAGTTGGGTGTCCTTCCTCGCCGACCGAGACAAGGCCGCCGAGGCGGGAAGGCAACTCATCGGCCGGGTGCACGAACGTTGGCTCCAGGAGCCCGAGGCAACCCGTCCCAAATTGCTGGTCTACGGCGAGAGTCTCGGGACTCAGGCGGGGGAGGGTGCCTTCGACACGCTGACCGACATCCGGCAGACCGTCGACGGTGTGCTCTGGGTCGGCCCGCCCAATGCAAACCGCTTGTGGGGGCAGTTGATCGAGCGTCGTGACCCCGGCACCTCTGAGGTGGATCCGGAGTACTCCGCGGGTCTGGTGGTGCGATTCGCCGACGACGCCGCCGACATGGTCGACAACACCGGGGAGTGGCTCTCTCCCCGGATCCTCTACGTGCAACACGCATCCGATCCGGTGGTGTGGTGGTCGCCGGACCTCGCGTTCACCAGACCGGACTGGTTGAAGGAACCGCCGGGCGACGACCGCTCACCGTCGATGAAATGGTTTCCCTTCGTGACGTTCTGGCAGGTGTCGGCCGATCTCACCAACGCGGCCGGAGTTCCGGACGGGCACGGTCACAATTACGGGACGCTGGTGCTCGACGGGTGGGTCACCGTTGCTCAGCCCGAGGGATGGACACCGCTCGACACCATGCGGGTCCGGACGGCCCTCGACATGCTTGCCGGTAGCGAGGGTCCCGAGAAGTGA
- a CDS encoding CPBP family intramembrane glutamic endopeptidase, which produces MSRSSSVLVATAVVVWNNGILPRCGWGPYGRAVAGAATALTAVGVARAAGYSRNELGVSPSTVPAGLRYGAAAALIPVVAGATAVVAQPWRSGIPRAAYSADFYGWVGFRIPVGTVVAEELLFRSVLSAVLQRVWSPRTARALHAVTFGLWHVRAARLAHESVLGTVIVTAASGVLFEELRRRSGSVVAPALLHLSVNVAGAVAARAAEPGPVD; this is translated from the coding sequence GTGAGCAGATCGTCGTCCGTGTTGGTGGCAACGGCGGTCGTGGTGTGGAACAACGGGATACTTCCGCGGTGCGGGTGGGGGCCGTACGGGCGCGCGGTCGCCGGCGCCGCAACGGCGCTGACAGCGGTGGGAGTGGCGCGCGCCGCCGGGTACAGCCGGAACGAACTAGGGGTGTCCCCTTCCACAGTGCCTGCGGGACTGCGATACGGCGCGGCGGCCGCTCTGATCCCGGTGGTCGCAGGTGCCACGGCCGTAGTGGCGCAGCCGTGGCGAAGTGGGATACCGCGCGCAGCGTATTCCGCGGACTTCTACGGCTGGGTCGGTTTTCGGATACCCGTGGGCACGGTGGTCGCCGAGGAACTGCTGTTCCGCAGCGTCCTGAGCGCCGTCCTGCAACGGGTGTGGTCACCGCGGACCGCGCGTGCGTTGCATGCGGTGACGTTCGGACTCTGGCACGTTCGGGCCGCCCGACTCGCGCACGAGAGTGTCCTCGGCACGGTGATCGTCACCGCCGCATCGGGGGTGTTGTTCGAAGAGCTGAGGCGCCGGAGCGGCAGCGTCGTAGCGCCCGCACTGCTGCACCTTTCGGTCAACGTCGCCGGCGCGGTGGCCGCCCGGGCCGCGGAACCCGGACCAGTAGATTGA
- a CDS encoding VOC family protein has translation MALELGMITFDSTDPGPLATWWAEQTAGTVEQENDGWFYVVTLPNSPYKLAFQKVDDPTPGKNRIHLDLTSENLDGEVGRLTAGGATEVAQREMGGFRWVTLADPDGNQFCVSGPHS, from the coding sequence ATGGCACTCGAACTCGGCATGATCACCTTCGACAGCACAGATCCCGGACCCCTGGCCACCTGGTGGGCGGAGCAGACTGCGGGCACCGTCGAGCAGGAGAACGACGGATGGTTCTATGTCGTCACGCTTCCGAACTCGCCGTACAAGCTCGCCTTCCAGAAGGTGGACGACCCCACGCCGGGGAAGAATCGCATTCACCTCGACCTGACGTCCGAGAATCTCGACGGCGAGGTGGGCAGACTGACCGCCGGGGGCGCGACGGAGGTGGCGCAACGTGAGATGGGCGGGTTCCGCTGGGTCACCCTCGCCGATCCAGACGGCAATCAGTTCTGCGTCTCGGGTCCCCACAGCTAA
- a CDS encoding carboxylate-amine ligase — MSLRPLDSARSDVPGSSRGPSVGVEEEFFLVDASTNRMLACNREVVDSARSLGGTLDLELKTSQVETNTPVCRGMRQLYDQIAGARSVAAAAATQHGAALLSTGVPPVCGEFSTVTDVPRYQRMAERYGSLVSEHEVCGCHVHVAISDRETAVQVCNYLRLWLPTLLALTANSPIHRGRDTGFASWRAVLGGRWACSWAPPYFTSADHYDSVVGVMIESGGILDEAMVYWDVRPSAHLPTVEVRVSDVPGTVDETVVVATLIRALVAAAERSVHAGRLALPVAPEVLRAAYLRAAREGVSGQLLDITSSRLTSPARQLSSLIRHVQTELDEFGERSRVEKMMKKILSQGNGATRQREAFSRRQDAADVVSVAARCTLAGSWPAAIREHDTVH, encoded by the coding sequence ATGAGCTTGCGACCACTCGACAGCGCACGATCGGACGTACCCGGCTCCAGCCGCGGTCCGTCGGTCGGAGTGGAGGAAGAATTCTTCCTCGTCGACGCGTCGACGAACCGAATGCTCGCGTGCAATCGGGAGGTCGTCGACAGTGCCCGAAGCCTGGGCGGCACGCTCGATCTGGAGCTCAAGACGAGCCAGGTGGAGACCAACACCCCGGTCTGCCGGGGAATGCGCCAGTTGTACGACCAGATCGCGGGGGCTCGCTCGGTTGCGGCGGCGGCAGCGACCCAGCATGGGGCGGCCCTGTTGTCCACGGGGGTGCCGCCGGTGTGCGGCGAGTTCTCGACGGTCACCGATGTACCCCGTTACCAGCGGATGGCCGAGCGGTACGGGTCTCTCGTGTCCGAGCACGAGGTGTGCGGTTGCCACGTGCACGTGGCGATCAGTGACCGCGAGACCGCGGTGCAGGTGTGCAATTATCTGCGGCTCTGGCTGCCGACTCTCCTCGCGCTGACCGCGAACTCTCCGATCCATCGAGGCCGCGACACCGGATTCGCGAGCTGGCGGGCGGTGCTCGGAGGCAGATGGGCGTGCTCGTGGGCACCCCCGTACTTCACATCGGCCGATCACTACGACTCGGTGGTCGGCGTGATGATCGAATCCGGGGGCATTCTCGACGAGGCGATGGTGTACTGGGACGTCCGCCCCTCCGCGCACCTTCCCACCGTCGAGGTCCGGGTCAGTGACGTGCCCGGCACTGTCGACGAAACGGTGGTCGTGGCCACGCTGATTCGTGCCCTGGTCGCAGCAGCGGAGCGTTCGGTACATGCCGGACGGCTAGCGCTTCCGGTGGCTCCCGAAGTGCTGCGGGCCGCATATCTGCGTGCCGCGCGCGAAGGCGTCAGCGGGCAATTGCTCGACATCACCTCTTCGCGGTTGACCTCACCTGCGCGCCAGCTGTCCTCGCTGATCCGTCACGTGCAGACGGAACTCGACGAGTTCGGTGAACGCAGCAGGGTGGAGAAGATGATGAAGAAGATCCTGTCTCAGGGCAACGGCGCTACGCGGCAGCGGGAGGCGTTCTCCCGGCGACAGGACGCGGCTGACGTGGTGTCGGTCGCAGCTCGCTGCACGCTCGCGGGTTCGTGGCCCGCTGCGATCCGCGAGCATGACACCGTTCATTGA
- a CDS encoding sterol carrier family protein, giving the protein MPRRAVNPAEMRAAVLEIGPWLRGDTVEKPSRTVLAAAVRLSARTLEQVAPGSSVEVRVPPFVAVQCIEGPRHTRGTPPNVVETDPRTWLLLVTGLIDFDEATQGGGVTVSGARAGEIAHWLPLLRV; this is encoded by the coding sequence ATGCCGCGTCGAGCCGTGAACCCAGCCGAGATGAGGGCGGCCGTCCTGGAAATCGGCCCGTGGTTACGCGGGGACACCGTCGAGAAGCCGTCCCGGACCGTCCTCGCTGCGGCGGTCCGGCTCAGCGCCCGAACTCTCGAGCAGGTGGCCCCCGGATCGAGTGTCGAGGTGAGGGTTCCCCCGTTCGTGGCGGTGCAGTGCATCGAGGGCCCGCGCCACACGAGGGGCACACCACCCAACGTGGTGGAAACCGACCCGCGGACGTGGTTGCTCCTCGTGACGGGCCTGATCGACTTCGATGAGGCGACTCAGGGCGGCGGGGTCACCGTGTCGGGGGCCCGCGCCGGGGAGATCGCCCACTGGTTGCCGCTGCTGCGGGTGTAG
- the purL gene encoding phosphoribosylformylglycinamidine synthase subunit PurL: protein MSAHPVDTVTAAAANPEVAQPYKELGLKDDEYARIKEILGRRPTEAELAMYSVMWSEHCSYKSSKVHLKYFGETTTDEMRSSMLAGIGENAGVVDIGDGWAVTFKVESHNHPSYVEPYQGAATGVGGIVRDIMAMGARPIAVMDQLRFGAADAPDTRRVVDGVVRGVGGYGNSLGLPNVGGETVFDESYAGNPLVNALCAGAMRVEDLHLAFASGAGNKIILFGARTGLDGIGGVSVLASETFDGDESGDEADGGASKSRKKLPAVQVGDPFTEKVLIECCLELYAAKLVVGIQDLGGAGLSCATSELAAAGDGGMHIDLEQVPMRATGMTAAEVLSSESQERMCAVVTPENVDAFMAVCKKWDVLATVIGEVTDGDHLTISWHGETVVDVPPRTVAHEGPVYERPVQRPASQDALVANTTAGLKRPESADELKATLLKMIASPALCSRKWITEQYDRYVRGNTVLAENADSGVIRIDEETGRGIALATDASGRYTALDPYTGAQLALAEAFRNVAVTGATPKAVSNCLNFGSPEDPGVMWQFQQAVRGLADGCAKLGIPVTGGNVSFYNQTGSTPILPTPVVAVLGVIDDVHRRIPTGLGLEPGETLILLGETRDEFDGSIWSQVEHGHLGGVPPRVDLDREQLLADILLASSRDGLVSAAHDLSEGGLAQAVVEAALAGETGCRILLPDDADPFVTLFSESSGRVLVAVPRTEETRFTGMCTARNLPWVRIGVVDEGSDSVEIQGQFSITLAELRATSEATLPALFG, encoded by the coding sequence GTGTCAGCACACCCGGTCGATACCGTCACCGCCGCCGCCGCGAACCCCGAAGTCGCGCAGCCTTACAAGGAGCTCGGCCTCAAGGACGACGAGTACGCCCGTATCAAGGAGATCCTGGGCCGGCGCCCCACCGAGGCCGAGCTGGCGATGTACTCGGTGATGTGGAGTGAGCACTGCTCGTACAAGTCTTCCAAGGTGCACCTGAAGTACTTCGGTGAGACCACCACCGACGAGATGCGTTCCTCGATGCTCGCCGGTATCGGGGAGAACGCCGGCGTGGTCGATATCGGTGACGGCTGGGCCGTCACCTTCAAGGTCGAAAGCCACAACCATCCGTCCTACGTCGAGCCCTACCAGGGTGCGGCCACCGGTGTCGGCGGCATCGTCCGCGACATCATGGCCATGGGCGCGCGGCCCATTGCCGTCATGGACCAGCTGCGTTTCGGTGCGGCGGATGCCCCCGACACGCGGCGCGTGGTCGACGGTGTGGTGCGCGGTGTCGGTGGCTACGGCAACTCGCTCGGGCTGCCCAACGTGGGCGGCGAAACCGTGTTCGACGAGTCGTACGCCGGAAATCCTCTGGTCAACGCCCTGTGTGCTGGTGCCATGCGCGTCGAGGATCTGCATCTCGCCTTCGCCTCGGGTGCCGGTAACAAGATCATTCTGTTCGGTGCCCGCACCGGACTCGACGGCATCGGCGGCGTGTCCGTGCTTGCGTCGGAGACGTTCGACGGCGACGAGAGCGGGGACGAAGCCGACGGCGGAGCATCGAAGAGCAGAAAGAAGCTCCCGGCGGTGCAGGTGGGTGATCCGTTCACCGAGAAGGTGCTCATCGAGTGCTGTCTCGAGCTGTATGCCGCCAAGCTCGTGGTCGGTATCCAGGACCTCGGTGGTGCCGGACTGTCCTGCGCCACGTCCGAGTTGGCCGCGGCGGGCGACGGCGGCATGCACATCGACCTCGAGCAGGTCCCGATGCGCGCGACGGGCATGACGGCGGCGGAGGTGCTGTCCAGCGAGTCGCAGGAACGTATGTGTGCCGTCGTGACTCCCGAGAACGTGGATGCGTTCATGGCCGTGTGCAAGAAGTGGGACGTTCTCGCCACGGTGATCGGCGAGGTCACCGACGGTGACCATCTCACCATTTCCTGGCACGGCGAAACCGTCGTCGACGTGCCGCCGCGCACCGTCGCCCACGAGGGCCCTGTCTACGAGCGTCCCGTGCAGCGGCCCGCGAGCCAGGATGCGCTGGTCGCGAACACCACGGCGGGGCTGAAGCGGCCCGAGTCCGCCGACGAGCTGAAGGCGACGCTGCTGAAGATGATCGCGTCGCCGGCGCTGTGCAGCCGGAAGTGGATCACCGAGCAGTACGACCGTTACGTCCGCGGCAACACGGTACTGGCCGAAAATGCCGATTCCGGTGTCATCCGGATCGACGAGGAGACGGGCCGCGGCATCGCCCTGGCCACCGATGCGTCCGGTCGCTACACCGCACTCGACCCGTACACCGGAGCGCAGCTGGCACTCGCCGAGGCGTTCCGCAACGTTGCCGTCACCGGAGCCACCCCGAAGGCCGTCAGCAACTGCCTCAATTTCGGATCCCCGGAAGACCCGGGCGTGATGTGGCAGTTCCAGCAGGCCGTGCGCGGTCTGGCCGATGGCTGCGCCAAGCTGGGCATTCCCGTCACCGGTGGCAACGTGAGCTTCTACAACCAGACCGGTTCCACGCCGATCCTGCCCACCCCGGTGGTCGCGGTGCTCGGCGTCATCGACGACGTGCACCGGCGCATCCCCACGGGCCTCGGTCTCGAACCCGGTGAAACGCTGATCCTGCTCGGCGAGACGCGCGACGAATTCGACGGTTCGATCTGGTCGCAGGTCGAGCACGGACATCTCGGCGGCGTTCCCCCGCGGGTCGATCTCGACCGCGAGCAGCTTCTCGCCGACATCCTTCTGGCGTCGTCGCGTGACGGGCTGGTGTCTGCCGCACACGATCTGTCGGAGGGTGGCCTCGCGCAGGCTGTCGTCGAGGCCGCGCTCGCCGGTGAAACCGGTTGCCGCATCCTGCTTCCCGACGACGCCGATCCGTTCGTCACCTTGTTCTCCGAGTCGTCGGGCCGCGTGCTCGTCGCCGTCCCGCGTACGGAAGAAACTCGCTTTACCGGAATGTGCACGGCACGTAACCTCCCGTGGGTGCGCATCGGTGTGGTGGACGAAGGCTCCGACTCCGTGGAGATCCAGGGACAATTCTCGATCACCCTTGCCGAACTGCGGGCGACGTCAGAAGCGACCCTGCCGGCGTTGTTCGGGTGA